The following is a genomic window from Rhinoraja longicauda isolate Sanriku21f chromosome 26, sRhiLon1.1, whole genome shotgun sequence.
tgacctattttcccctctcaaccccattctcctgcctttgacaAATTTGACATATtttatttgtaagaaaataactgcagatgctggtacaaatcgaaggtatttattcacaaaatgctggagtaactcagcgggtcaggcagcatctgaggagagaaggaatgggtgacgtttcgggtcgagacccttcttcagactgatgtcaggggggcgggacaaaggaaggatataggtggagacgggaaagatagagggagaactgggaagggggaggggaagagagggacagagggactatctaaagttggagaagtcaatgttcataccgctgggcttccTACAAATAAAATACACATATTTtatttgtcggaaggaactgcagatgctgctttacactgatgatggacacaaaatgctggagtaactcagcgggtcaggcagcaactctggagagaaggaatgggtgacatttcgggtgagtctgaagaagggtctcaaccctaaacgtcacccattccttctctccagagatgctacctgtccagctgagttactccagcgtttcgtgtctagctcaaactaaactaaacttctccttGAAATCCTTGATGGAGAATCACTACATTACTCTAAAATAAAAGGGCTCCACATGAAGGCTCCCTAGACTGAAGAAAtgatccgacccgaaatgtcacctattcctttttctccagagatgctgcccgacccactgagtaactccagcattctgtgtccatcttcggtacaaaaacagcacctgcagttctgaagaagggtctcgatccgaaacgtcacctattcctttttctctagagatgctgcccgacctgctgagtaactccggcattttgtgtctatcttctctccagagatgctgtctgtcccgctgagtgactccagcattttggggggGGTCTGTCTTTGACATATTTTGCGTCATTCCAGGAGCGGCCATTGCCCACAGCCTTGGGAAAGGGTTTGTGACGGTACGGAAGGAAGGTCACCTGTGTGTGGCCACCAGGAGCACGGCCTACACTGACTACACCGGTCGACAGAAGATGTTGGAGATGCGTGACGATGTGGTTAGGGCAGGTCGGTACAACGTCACGCGCAACTTCACAGTATTCCTAGCACGTGGAAGTCACTGACTcacattcatagagtcacagggcggcacggtggcgcagcggtagagttgctgcctcacagcgccggagaaccccgggttccatcccgaccacgggtgctgtctgtgcggagtttgtacgttctccccgtgacctgcgtgggttttctccgggtgctccggtttcctcccacactccaaagacgtgcagctttgtaggtttgtagaagggtctcgacccgaaacgtcaaccattccttctctcctgagatgctgcctgacctgctgagttactccagcattttgtgaaataaatacccaggttaattggcttccatttaaaacaatgtgtataggactcagtgggcctgtttccatactgtatctccgaagtctaaagtaaagtaaaaactcatagagctatacagtatggaaacaggccgttcggcccaacctatccatgctgaccatgttggTACACTGgacatcccatctgcctgtattgGGTCCAGAGTTCTCCTAGTCCTTTCTATTTACatatctgtccaattgtcttttaaagaaAGGCTTGGctggagtggacgtggagaggatgtttccacaagtgggagagtccaggaccagagggcacagcctcagagttaaaggacgttcctttaggaaggagatgaggaggaatttctttagtcagagggtggcgaatctgtggaactcattgccacagaaggctgtggaggccaagtcagtggatatgtttaaggcagatgctgcctgtcccgctgagttactccagctttttgtatctatcttcactcTCAACCCTTGACTCTAGTACACTGTAGTTCACTGGCCAAGAAATGTAATATCAACTAAGCTCACTCCTGTTTGCATGCTTAGTTAGGTTTAGATATatggtgaggaaacaggcccatcgagtcagtgccgaccagcgatcaccctgtacaacagttctatcctacacactagggacaattaacctacaaacccgtacgtctttggagtgtgggaggaaaccagcacacccagagaaaacccacgtggtcacggggagaacgtacaaactccgtacaggcagcgcctgtagtcgggatcgaacctgagtgtatctggtctctgacgctgtgaggtagcGACTCTACCGTTAGgcacaggggacgtacaacgagatctgggtgtcctagtgcatcagtcactgaaaggaaacatgcaggtacagcaggcagtgaagaaagccaatggaatgttggccttcataacaagaggagttgagtataggagcaaagaggtccttctgcagttgtacagggccctagtgagaccgctcctggagtactgtgtgcagttttggtctccaaatttgaggaaggatattcttgctattgagggcgtgcagcgtaggtttactaggttaattcccggaatggcagcactgtcatatgttgaaagactggagcgactaggcttgtatacactggaatttagaaggatgagaggggatcttatcgaaacgtataagattattaaggggttggacacgttagaggcaggaaacatgtttcccaatgttgggcgagtccagaacaaggggccacagtttaagaataaggggtaggccatttagaactgagatgaggaaaaactttttcagtcagagagtggtgaaggtgtggaattctctgcctcagaaggcagtggaggccaattctctgaatgcattcaagagagagctagatagagctcttaaggatagcggagtcagggggtatggggagaaggcaggaacggggtactgattgagaatgatcagccatgatcacattgaatggtggcgctggctcgaagggccgaatagcctcctcctgcacctattgtctattgtctaccgctgcgccaccgtgccaaccgtgCCACGTGACTCTGTCAATGAACATAAGGTATCATTACACGGTCGGCCATTGCTCTCATTTGTACCTTCCGGCAAGGCAAGAAATGGGAGAGATAACTTAATAAAATACTTTGCACATCATTATTATTTCAGGTTTGCGAATCCTGGTGGTGGATCAATGGGTGGAGACGGGGGGAACAATGAAGGCAGCCGTAACACTCATTGAACAAGAAGGTGGAACAGTAGCAGGTAGGGTGGAAACACTGGGTCAATCATCAATCAATTatatgcgcaggaaggaactgcagatgcaggtttacaccgaagacagatacaaaatgctggagtaactcagcgggacaggcatctaaggatagaaggaatgggtgacatttcgggtcgagacccttcttctatcaaTCAATTATaggcggcgcggtggtgcagcgatagagttgctgcctcacagcgccagagaccccgattcgattctgactacgggtgctgtctgtacggagtttgtacgttctccccgtgaccctgtttggtttctccgggtgctccggtttcctcccacactccaaagacgtgcaggtttgtgggttaaatgccttcgataaaattgtaaattgtccccagtgtgcgtaggatagtgttagtgtgcggggatcgctggtcgatgcggactcagtgggccgaagggcctgtttccgcactgtatctttaaactaaactaatattatgGAGAGGAATGGGGACTTCAGCTTGCGTTCACCAGTGCAGGCACTTGGATCATTCTACCAGCGACCAGTGAGCAGTACtggattactatctacctcactggagacccttgcaccattttgatctgactttactggactttatcttgcactgaacgttattccctttatcatgtacaggatctgtacactgtggacggcccaattgtaatcatctataatcttttcgctgactagttagcaggcaacaaaagcttttcattgtacctcgtaaggagtaggccattcgtaaggagtaagccagcaccgccattcactgtgatcatggctgatcattctcaatcagtaccccgttcctgccttctccccataccccctgactccgctatcattaagagctctatctggatctctcttgaatgcattcagagaattggcctccactgccttctgaggcagagaattccacagattcacaactctctgagtgaaaaagtttttcctcatctccgtcctaaatggccgaccccttattcttaaactgtggctccttgttttaaatagaataaactaaactaaacaaaagacatgtgtaggaaggaacaacaggtgctggtttacaccgaagatagacacagagtactggagtaactcagcgggtcaggcagcatctgtggagaacatggataagtgacgtttcacagagtgctggagtaactcagcgggtcaggcagcatctgtggagaacatggataggtgacgtttcacagagtgctggagtaactcagcgggtcaggcagcatctgtggagaacatggataggtgacgtttcacacagtgctggaataactcagcgggtcaggcagcatctgtggagaacatggataggtgacgtttcacagagtgctggagtaactcagcgggtcaggcagcatctccggacaaaaaggtttggtgacgtttctggttgagacccttcttcagactccctcacCTCTATTATCTTCTTGTTGCCTTCACAGGGATCGCTGCGATTTGCATTGAAGacacggagggagggaggcagatcAAAGAGAAGTACAAATGTTCAACCTGTGTGCCCGACTTCTTGCAGCCTCAGTTTAACAACAAGTACCTGGAGAGCTTCAAAGACTTTGGGACTCAGGTCAATAAACCCAAGTGAAATATCCATCTCAAAGTCTCTCTTTTATTGATCGGGACTCAAGAGATAGaaagttttagtttcagttttagttttagagatacagtgcggaaacaggtccttcggcccaccgggtccgcgccgaccagcgatccccgtgcactaacactaaccctacacacactagggacatgtttttacatttataccaagccaattagcctacaaccctgtacgtctttggagtgtgggaggaaactgaagacaggagaaagcccacgcaggtcacgtggagaacgtacaaactccatacagacagcacccgtagtcgggatcgaacccgggactccggcgctgtaaggcagcaactctaccgctgcgccaccgtgccgccctatgtaatAAAGTCAtggagtggtacagcgtggaaacagactcttcggtccaacttgcccaccaaCAGGTAAAAGATGTTTGAGAAAGGGTCCTTTATTTCTTGGGCTGTGCTGCAGAACGAGAGACTTTGTTAATCATTCATTGGAAcgtagaacagaacagaacagtacagcacaggaacaggccattcggcccacaatgttcgtgctgagcatgatgccaaaatCCATAATCCATATatggacggtcacggtggcgcagcggtagagttgctgccttacagcacttgcagcgccagagacccgggttcgatcccgactacgggcgctgtctgtacggagtctgaacgttctccccgtgacctgcgtgggttttctccaaggtcttcagtttcctcccacactccaaggatgtacaggtatgtaggtatggcttggtaaatgtaaaaattgtcctcggtgtgtgtaggatagtgttaatgtgtgggaatcgctggacggcacggacatggtgggccgaagggcctgtttccgtacagtATCTCTAATCTAACCTAAAACAAATTTcttcattccccgcatatccacatGCCCAACCAAACATCTCTGACATGCCACTATTGTGTCTCCCTCCACCATTGTCATTgattaatagggttgccaactatctccctcccaaatacaggacaaggtgacatcaccgccccgcgccccacgtgacctcacccagccagcggccacgtgctcccgctccactaatggcggccgcccgggccgggaggcgggttgctaccctaaacgacaggtgctgtctgtacggagtttgtacgttctcctcatgacctgcgtgggttttctccgagatcttcggtttcctcccacactccaaaggcgtagcttaattggctttgtgcatgtgtaaattgtccctagtgtgtgtgggatagtgttaatgtgcggggatcgttggtcattgtgtggactcggtgggccgaagggcctgtttccgtgctgtatctctaaaactaaactaaacatccttttACAGCCCCACTTGATTGCCTTCCCTTCAGCTCCTGGTAATATACCCAAAGTCCCCTCAGAGtccagacaaaaaatgctggagtaactcagcgggacaggcagcatctctggagagaaggaatgggtgacgtttcgggtcgagacccttcttcagactcaagtcatTAAAATACGATCATATAAAGGAATAACACACAAATCTTAAAGTGACAAAATGATCTTTATTACAAGAAAAAGTACAGCTCTACAGTGAGATGAAAAACCAGGTTGGGGAGCACAAAGCTAGGGCAATCAACAAAATATTATCATAAAAAGGAATAATACAGACAAAGACACGCAACCAAGGCaaccacatacatacacacacacggagGATCTAACTTTGCCTCCACCAATATATATTCCACAcgattgtcatagagtcagagcctTACAGCTTCTCGATTccagtactctgggcaagagtacaCCTATCCTAAACATGTACCCGTCTAGAAATAACCATCACCCTTTTAGCCCAAAGTTCACATTGATTTGTTGAGTTCAATTTTGGACTTGTGGGCTTTAGTTTGGAAcctaacaaaaaagacacaaagtactggagtaactcagcgggtcaggcagcatctctggagaacattgattggtgatgtttcacagagtgctggagtaattcagcgggtcaggcagcatctctggagaacattgattggtgatgttttgggtcggggccctttttTTAGTTTTCACCTGATGGGATTAAATTCCTAAACGTTTATTCTCCTAATAACAGACAAATGAATCCAATCCCCCAACAACTGGGTATTAATTTATGTCTTCAATGCATTGGCAAACATTTTCACTCATTGTGAATAGATTTGATTAAGATGTTATAAACTGTGAATTCAGTATTCTTCTATCAATGGCACTCTTGAAACTAGTTGACTGAATTATCAATAATGTTTTAAATGTCTGTGCCTGCTATTTCCTTAcaaaacaaactgccggaggaagtagttgaggcagggactactgcaatgtttaagaaacatttggacagtctgaagaagggtcttgacccaaaacgtcacccattccttctctccagagatgctgcctgacccactgagttactcctgcattttgtgtctatatttggacaggtacatggagaggacaggtttggggggatatggggcgaacgcaggcaggtgggacaaatgtagctgggacattgttggccggtgtgggcaagttgggccgaagggcctgtttctaagcggtgtcactctatgactctaaggccgTGCACTGCAGAAAGTGGCCTGGATGCATGGAGATGCCACTGAACCAGTGAATACTCTCGGAGAGTTCTTTCCaacaggggatggggatggtgactCCGGGTTACTTGAGGATTCCTGGAACAaggggcggtggcgcagcggtagagttgctgcctcgcagcgccggagacccgggttccatcctgactacgggcgctgtctgtacggagtttgtacgttctccccgtgacctgcgtaggttttctcccacactccaaagacatacaggtttgtaggttaattggcggttacaattgtaaattgttccaagtgtgtgtgtgggatagtattagcgtgcggggatcgctggtcggcacgaactcagtgggccgaagggcctgtttccgcgctgtatctctaaactgaactgaacctatGTTGGGGAGCGCCTGTACTAGTCTTCAAGGAGAGTACAGTTTACCTAAACAAAGCAACACCACTACCAAGGAAGAGTTTAACTTTTGCAGGATTTTGGAAACAGCCTAGTTATGTATCAATGGGCCTTTTTACAATCTGCTCGATATTTCTTTCTGTTGAACTCAATGAAGATCACCTTGCAAAAGGCAGCCGTTTCCAACCAAACCAAAAGTTAAATCTGCCCGCATTTAATTTCCATTTGGAAAAAGATCTGCTAGTTTGCTAAAATCATGAACGAATCAAATTTGTCTCGCCTGTTGTCAATAAATGCACGAATCATGTGTGACATAGATTCAATCATCGGAAATGTGTTCTGTACAGAGATAAGGCATATTTTCTTtctaattaaaattaaattgataacacgatggtacagcggtagagttgctgccgtacagcgccagagacctgggatacagcatggaaacaggcccttcggcccaccgagtccgtgccgaccggcgatccccgcacactaacgctatcctacacgcacactggggacaattcacacttacaccaagccgattaacctacaaacctgcacgtctttggagcgtgggaggaaaccgaagatctcggagaaaacccaggcgggtcatggggagaacgtacaaactccgcacagacggcgcccgtagtcgggatcgaacccggcgctgcattcgctgtaaggctgcaactctaccgctgcgccaccgtgatcgccctggctcgattgtgatcacgtattgtctttccgctgactggttagcacgcaacaacaaagctttttgctctacctcggtacacgtgacagtaaactaaactgatgactGACGACATTGACCCGGTCGACATCAAAGTGGGCGCTGGTAAACCGTACCGTTATTTCCTCCCCTTGGTACAGAGAGCGGGGTGTgcgattattattattaaatggcaGTGATTTTACAGCGATGATTT
Proteins encoded in this region:
- the LOC144606395 gene encoding adenine phosphoribosyltransferase-like; this translates as MAGLATPPECGPGWYLALMAPNVKGPRYAWLDPSRLYCNQQALQDCVEDLVRPFQNDSIDLVAGIDAMGFILGAAIAHSLGKGFVTVRKEGHLCVATRSTAYTDYTGRQKMLEMRDDVVRAGLRILVVDQWVETGGTMKAAVTLIEQEGGTVAGIAAICIEDTEGGRQIKEKYKCSTCVPDFLQPQFNNKYLESFKDFGTQVNKPK